Proteins encoded within one genomic window of Glycine soja cultivar W05 chromosome 1, ASM419377v2, whole genome shotgun sequence:
- the LOC114413334 gene encoding bifunctional 3-dehydroquinate dehydratase/shikimate dehydrogenase, chloroplastic-like isoform X1, with protein MDSPNALSTAPAAGSRKNATLICVPIMGESVEKMEIDVDKAKAGGADLVEIRLDSLKTFDPYRDLNAFIQHRSLPLLFTYRPKWEGGMYDGDENKRLDALRLAMELGADYIDIELQVAHEFYDSIRGKTFNKTKVIVSSHNYQLTPSIEDLGNLVARIQATGADIVKIATTALDITDVARMFQIMVHSQVRRVPFIGLVMGDRGLISRILSAKFGGYLTFGTLESGVVSAPGQPTLKDLLYLYNLRQLAPDTKVFGIIGKPVGHSKSPILFNEVFKSIGLNGVYLFLLVDDLANFLRTYSSTDFVGFSVTIPHKETALKCCDEVDPVAKSIGAVNCIVRRPTDGKLIGYNTDYVGAITAIENGLRGKHNGSSTTISPLAGKLFVVIGAGGAGKALAYGAKAKGARVVIANRTYDHARKLAYAIGGDALALADLDNYHPEDGMILANTTSIGMQPKVDETPVSKHALKYYSLVFDAVYTPKITRLLKEAEESGATIVTGLEMFMGQAYGQYENFTGLPAPKELFRKIMENY; from the exons ATGGACTCTCCCAACGCTTTG TCTACCGCTCCGGCAGCGGGTAGTAGGAAGAACGCGACGCTAATTTGCGTCCCAATAATGGGAGAATCAGTTGAAAAGATGGAGATTGACGTGGACAAAGCGAAAGCCGGAGGCGCGGACCTTGTTGAAATTCGATTGGATTCTTTGAAAACCTTTGACCCCTATCGAGATCTCAACGCTTTCATTCAACACCGTTCTTTACCCTTGTTGTTCACTTACAG GCCCAAATGGGAGGGTGGTATGTATGATGGTGATGAAAATAAACGGCTGGATGCACTTCGGTTAGCCATGGAGTTGGGAGCTGATTACATTGACATTGAACTTCAG GTAGCACATGAGTTCTATGACTCTATACGTGGGAAGACATTCAATAAAACCAAGGTCATTGTTTCATCTCACAACTATCAGCTTACTCCTTCAATTGAGGATCTTGGTAACCTTGTAGCAAGAATACAAGCAACGGGAGCAGACATTGTGAAGATTGCAACAACTGCCTTGGACATCACTGATGTGGCACGCATGTTTCAAATAATGGTGCATTCTCAAGTAAGGCGC GTTCCATTTATTGGACTTGTTATGGGTGATAGGGGGTTGATTTCTCGTATACTTTCTGCAAAATTTGGTGGATATCTCACTTTTGGTACCCTTGAGTCAGGAGTTGTTTCAGCTCCTGGTCAACCTACTCTTAAGGATCTATTGTATCTATACAATTTAAGACAACTGGCTCCTGATACAAAAGTATTTGGGATTATTGGAAAGCCTGTCGGTCACAGTAAATCACCCATATTATTCAATGAAGTCTTCAAGTCAATTGGTTTGAATGgtgtttatctatttttattggTGGATGACCTTGCCAATTTTCTCAGGACTTACTCTTCTACAGATTTTGTGGGATTCAG TGTTACCATTCCTCACAAGGAGACAGCACTTAAGTGTTGTGATGAGGTTGATCCAGTGGCTAAG TCAATAGGAGCTGTGAATTGCATTGTAAGAAGACCAACTGACGGGAAATTGATTGGGTATAACACTGATTATGTTGGTGCTATTACTGCAATTGAGAATGGGTTACGAG GTAAACATAATGGTAGTAGCACAACTATTTCTCCATTAGCTGGTAAGCTGTTTGTTGTTATTGGGGCTGGTGGTGCTGGGAAGGCACTTGCTTATGGTGCAAAAGCAAAAGGAGCTAGGGTTGTGATTGCAAACCGTACCTATG ACCATGCCAGAAAACTTGCTTATGCAATTGGAGGAGATGCTTTAGCCCTTGCTGATTTAGATAATTACCATCCGGAGGATGGTATGATTCTTGCAAACACAACATCAATTGGAATGCAACCTAAAGTTGATGAGACGCCTGTTTCTAAG CACGCTTTGAAATATTACTCCCTAGTTTTTGATGCTGTCTACACGCCCAAGATTACTAGACTCTTGAAAGAAGCAGAAGAATCAGGAGCCACTATTGTAACAGGATTGGAGATGTTTATGGGGCAAGCATATGGACAATATGAGAATTTCACCGGATTACCAG CACCAAAGGAGCTCTTCAGAAAAATTATGGAAAACTATTGA
- the LOC114413334 gene encoding bifunctional 3-dehydroquinate dehydratase/shikimate dehydrogenase, chloroplastic-like isoform X2, with protein MDSPNALSTAPAAGSRKNATLICVPIMGESVEKMEIDVDKAKAGGADLVEIRLDSLKTFDPYRDLNAFIQHRSLPLLFTYRPKWEGGMYDGDENKRLDALRLAMELGADYIDIELQVAHEFYDSIRGKTFNKTKVIVSSHNYQLTPSIEDLGNLVARIQATGADIVKIATTALDITDVARMFQIMVHSQVPFIGLVMGDRGLISRILSAKFGGYLTFGTLESGVVSAPGQPTLKDLLYLYNLRQLAPDTKVFGIIGKPVGHSKSPILFNEVFKSIGLNGVYLFLLVDDLANFLRTYSSTDFVGFSVTIPHKETALKCCDEVDPVAKSIGAVNCIVRRPTDGKLIGYNTDYVGAITAIENGLRGKHNGSSTTISPLAGKLFVVIGAGGAGKALAYGAKAKGARVVIANRTYDHARKLAYAIGGDALALADLDNYHPEDGMILANTTSIGMQPKVDETPVSKHALKYYSLVFDAVYTPKITRLLKEAEESGATIVTGLEMFMGQAYGQYENFTGLPAPKELFRKIMENY; from the exons ATGGACTCTCCCAACGCTTTG TCTACCGCTCCGGCAGCGGGTAGTAGGAAGAACGCGACGCTAATTTGCGTCCCAATAATGGGAGAATCAGTTGAAAAGATGGAGATTGACGTGGACAAAGCGAAAGCCGGAGGCGCGGACCTTGTTGAAATTCGATTGGATTCTTTGAAAACCTTTGACCCCTATCGAGATCTCAACGCTTTCATTCAACACCGTTCTTTACCCTTGTTGTTCACTTACAG GCCCAAATGGGAGGGTGGTATGTATGATGGTGATGAAAATAAACGGCTGGATGCACTTCGGTTAGCCATGGAGTTGGGAGCTGATTACATTGACATTGAACTTCAG GTAGCACATGAGTTCTATGACTCTATACGTGGGAAGACATTCAATAAAACCAAGGTCATTGTTTCATCTCACAACTATCAGCTTACTCCTTCAATTGAGGATCTTGGTAACCTTGTAGCAAGAATACAAGCAACGGGAGCAGACATTGTGAAGATTGCAACAACTGCCTTGGACATCACTGATGTGGCACGCATGTTTCAAATAATGGTGCATTCTCAA GTTCCATTTATTGGACTTGTTATGGGTGATAGGGGGTTGATTTCTCGTATACTTTCTGCAAAATTTGGTGGATATCTCACTTTTGGTACCCTTGAGTCAGGAGTTGTTTCAGCTCCTGGTCAACCTACTCTTAAGGATCTATTGTATCTATACAATTTAAGACAACTGGCTCCTGATACAAAAGTATTTGGGATTATTGGAAAGCCTGTCGGTCACAGTAAATCACCCATATTATTCAATGAAGTCTTCAAGTCAATTGGTTTGAATGgtgtttatctatttttattggTGGATGACCTTGCCAATTTTCTCAGGACTTACTCTTCTACAGATTTTGTGGGATTCAG TGTTACCATTCCTCACAAGGAGACAGCACTTAAGTGTTGTGATGAGGTTGATCCAGTGGCTAAG TCAATAGGAGCTGTGAATTGCATTGTAAGAAGACCAACTGACGGGAAATTGATTGGGTATAACACTGATTATGTTGGTGCTATTACTGCAATTGAGAATGGGTTACGAG GTAAACATAATGGTAGTAGCACAACTATTTCTCCATTAGCTGGTAAGCTGTTTGTTGTTATTGGGGCTGGTGGTGCTGGGAAGGCACTTGCTTATGGTGCAAAAGCAAAAGGAGCTAGGGTTGTGATTGCAAACCGTACCTATG ACCATGCCAGAAAACTTGCTTATGCAATTGGAGGAGATGCTTTAGCCCTTGCTGATTTAGATAATTACCATCCGGAGGATGGTATGATTCTTGCAAACACAACATCAATTGGAATGCAACCTAAAGTTGATGAGACGCCTGTTTCTAAG CACGCTTTGAAATATTACTCCCTAGTTTTTGATGCTGTCTACACGCCCAAGATTACTAGACTCTTGAAAGAAGCAGAAGAATCAGGAGCCACTATTGTAACAGGATTGGAGATGTTTATGGGGCAAGCATATGGACAATATGAGAATTTCACCGGATTACCAG CACCAAAGGAGCTCTTCAGAAAAATTATGGAAAACTATTGA